Proteins found in one Pelobates fuscus isolate aPelFus1 chromosome 10, aPelFus1.pri, whole genome shotgun sequence genomic segment:
- the LOC134575838 gene encoding interferon-induced protein with tetratricopeptide repeats 5-like, translated as MTATNLKTHLLQLNCHFTWGIQEKYSDIHEIEERLHNQLEFLVSNYKYMVYNLLAYIKHLQSEYTESIANLDEAEKNCLSTSNGTNCKLLVIYGNYAWVHYYLNQLEKSQLYIDKVNNVYKELQQTNDPKDIPEIYGEQGWSLLMFHRKHYEKAKDCFEKALIGAPKDPEWNSGYATAVYRLVTFEGIKHSDQQDMLLKLLIQAIELNPKDSVVKALLGLTLQYLNRTQEGLKWIEEALEQTPNLPYLLCYVAIFYRRAGMADKAICVLKTALVLIPNSGFHHHQLGLCYRSKMIDKARMANSYYQNKRTNSCEIQELIQKAIFHFEMGLELKKTHVYAYTDLANMYREANEYKKAEETFQKVLSFINLTDYEKQEIHFHYGNFEQYVNKSEKEAIRHYKEALLIPGTFRDKQKCENALKKLAERKVTRYPTDASGFSLLGFVYKIQQKSADAIECYEKALKLDPHNEEYLSNLCELKLAI; from the exons ATGAC TGCGACAAATTTGAAAACACACTTGCTGCAACTAAACTGTCATTTTACATGGGGTATACAAGAGAAGTATAGTGACATTCATGAAATAGAAGAAAGACTACACAATCAACTGGAATTTTTGGTCAGCAACTACAAATACATGGTGTACAATCTATTGGCTTATATAAAACATCTACAGAGTGAGTACACAGAATCCATTGCTAATTTGGATGAAGCAGAAAAGAATTGCTTGTCTACATCAAATGGAACAAACTGCAAACTGCTGGTGATCTATGGTAACTATGCCTGGGTGCACTACTACTTAAATCAATTGGAAAAATCTCAATTGTACATTGACAAGGTAAACAATGTTTACAAAGAACTACAACAAACAAATGATCCTAAAGATATCCCTGAAATCTATGGTGAACAAGGGTGGTCTCTGTTGATGTTTCATCGAAAACATTATGAAAAAGCCAAAGACTGTTTTGAGAAGGCACTCATAGGGGCTCCAAAAGATCCTGAGTGGAACTCTGGTTACGCCACTGCAGTTTATCGATTGGTAACTTTTGAAGGCATAAAACATTCAGATCAGCAAGATATGTTGTTAAAACTGTTGATACAAGCTATAGAACTGAATCCAAAGGATTCAGTGGTGAAGGCACTGCTTGGTTTGACGCTACAATATCTGAATAGGACACAGGAAGGACTAAAATGGATAGAAGAAGCTCTAGAACAGACACCAAACCTTCCATATTTACTTTGCTATGTTGCTATATTTTATAGGAGAGCAGGGATGGCTGATAAAGCCATTTGTGTTCTGAAAACAGCTCTGGTTTTAATTCCTAATTCAGGATTTCATCATCATCAGCTTGGCCTATGTTACAGGAGCAAAATGATTGACAAGGCAAGAATGGCAAACTCATATTATCAAAATAAAAGAACAAACTCATGTGAAATACAGGAACTAATTCAGAAAGCCATATTTCACTTTGAAATGGgattggaattaaaaaaaacacatgtgtATGCATATACTGATTTAGCCAACATGTATAGAGAGGCTAATGAGTACAAAAAAGCAGAGGAAACATTCCAAAAAGTATTGTCCTTTATAAACCTTACAGATTATGAAAAACAGGAAATTCATTTCCATTATGGTAATTTTGAACAATATGTTAACAAATCTGAAAAAGAAGCTATACGACATTACAAGGAAGCACTCCTCATACCAGGTACTTTCCGTGATAAACAAAAATGTGAGAATGCATTGAAAAAACTGGCAGAGAGGAAGGTCACTAGATACCCTACAGATGCATCTGGATTCAGTCTGCTTGGGTTTGTTTATAAAATACAGCAAAAGTCAGCTGATGCAATCGAATGTTATGAAAAAGCCCTGAAGCTGGATCCACATAATGAAGAATATTTAAGTAATCTCTGTGAATTGAAACTGGCAATATGA